In the Telopea speciosissima isolate NSW1024214 ecotype Mountain lineage chromosome 2, Tspe_v1, whole genome shotgun sequence genome, one interval contains:
- the LOC122652853 gene encoding peptidyl-prolyl cis-trans isomerase FKBP13, chloroplastic, producing MSASGFALGSFSFSSLKLNKPIKTTEATTTTISVVNKNNHERLPPQLLLQEKERLGVLGRREAIGFSFCLGIINSLVQESTAAEAQCELTATPSGLAYCDRVIGTGTEASKGQLIKAHYLGKLDNGKVFDSSYNRGKPLTFRIGVGEVIKGWDQGILGGDGIPPMLAGGKRTLKIPPELGYGMRGAGCKGGSCIIPPDSVLLFDVEFIGKA from the exons ATGAGCGCCTCAGGATTTGCTCTGggctctttctctttttcctcacTGAAGCTTAACAAACCCATCAAGACAACAGAAGCAACAACCACAACGATCTCAGTTGTTAACAAAAACAACCATGAGAGACTTCCTCCTCAGTTATTACTGCAAGAGAAGGAAAGGTTAGGAGTGTTGGGAAGGAGAGAAGCAATTGGGTTTAGCTTTTGTTTGGGAATCATTAATAGTTTAGTACAGGAATCTACAGCTGCAGAGGCACAATGTGAACTTACTGCCACTCCTTCCGGCCTCGCCTACTGCGATCGAGTCATTGGGACAGGTACTGAGGCTTCCAAAGGTCAGCTTATTAAG GCACATTACTTAGGGAAGCTGGATAATGGAAAAGTGTTTGATAGCAGCTACAACCGTGGAAAGCCTCTCACATTTCGCATTGGTGTTGGTGAG GTCATTAAAGGTTGGGACCAGGGGATTCTAGGTGGTGACGGAATCCCACCCATGCTTGCAG GAGGGAAACGTACCCTGAAGATTCCTCCAGAGCTTGGATATGGCATGAGAGGGGCAGGATGCAAAGGAG GTTCCTGTATCATTCCTCCAGACTCAGTTCTTCTGTTTGATGTGGAGTTCATAGGCAAGGCATAA